In the genome of Streptomyces collinus, one region contains:
- a CDS encoding response regulator, which translates to MADSFGPMRDEDADDGVVGMGPDSGTPRKEPIRVLVVDDHALFRRGLEIVLAAEEDIQVIGEAGDGAEAVEKAADLLPDIVLMDVRMPKRGGIEACTSIKEVAPSAKIIMLTISDEEADLYDAIKAGATGYLLKEISTDEVATAIRAVADGQSQISPSMASKLLTEFKSMIQRTDERRLVPAPRLTDRELEVLKLVATGMNNRDIAKELFISENTVKNHVRNILEKLQLHSRMEAVVYAMREKILEIR; encoded by the coding sequence ATGGCGGACAGCTTCGGACCGATGCGTGACGAGGATGCCGACGACGGCGTCGTCGGCATGGGCCCGGACTCGGGGACTCCACGCAAGGAACCGATCAGAGTCCTTGTGGTGGACGACCACGCCTTGTTCCGCCGGGGCCTGGAGATCGTGCTCGCGGCCGAGGAGGACATCCAGGTCATCGGGGAGGCGGGCGACGGCGCCGAGGCCGTCGAGAAGGCCGCCGACCTGCTGCCCGACATCGTCCTGATGGACGTGCGGATGCCCAAGCGGGGCGGGATCGAGGCGTGCACCTCCATCAAGGAGGTGGCACCCAGCGCCAAGATCATCATGCTGACGATCAGCGACGAGGAAGCCGATCTCTACGACGCCATCAAGGCGGGAGCGACCGGCTATCTCCTCAAGGAGATCTCCACGGACGAGGTGGCCACCGCCATTCGCGCGGTGGCCGACGGGCAGTCGCAGATCAGCCCGTCCATGGCGTCGAAACTCCTCACGGAGTTCAAGTCGATGATCCAGCGCACGGACGAACGCCGGCTGGTGCCCGCGCCGCGCCTGACCGACCGCGAACTGGAAGTCCTCAAGCTCGTCGCGACGGGAATGAACAACCGTGACATCGCCAAGGAGTTGTTCATCTCCGAGAACACCGTGAAGAACCACGTCCGCAACATCCTGGAGAAGCTGCAACTGCACTCCAGGATGGAAGCGGTGGTGTACGCGATGCGGGAGAAGATCCTCGAGATCCGCTAG
- a CDS encoding GNAT family N-acetyltransferase — protein MEPVTLTTDRLLLRTVGPEDTDAVYEACQDPDIQRWTTIPSPYLREHAQSFTEQLVPDGWRDGSMFTFGVFLHSGELTGMLGITMRTLGMGEIGFWAAKQHRANGYVTEAAITACRWSFTRAALDRVEWRAEVGNRASRAVAERAGFTIEGTLRSAANNKGVRRDTWVGSLLPSDMGLPSTAPYLPAR, from the coding sequence ATGGAACCCGTCACCCTCACCACGGACCGTCTCCTGCTGCGCACGGTGGGGCCAGAGGACACCGACGCGGTGTACGAGGCCTGCCAGGACCCCGACATCCAGCGCTGGACCACGATCCCCTCGCCCTACCTGCGCGAGCACGCCCAGAGCTTCACGGAACAACTGGTCCCGGACGGCTGGAGGGACGGCTCCATGTTCACCTTCGGCGTCTTCCTGCACTCCGGGGAACTGACGGGCATGCTCGGCATCACGATGCGCACCCTGGGCATGGGCGAGATCGGCTTCTGGGCCGCCAAGCAGCACCGCGCCAACGGCTACGTCACCGAGGCCGCCATCACCGCCTGCCGCTGGTCCTTCACCCGCGCCGCGCTCGACCGCGTCGAATGGCGCGCCGAGGTGGGCAACCGGGCCTCCCGCGCGGTGGCGGAACGGGCGGGCTTCACGATCGAGGGCACGCTGCGCTCCGCGGCGAACAACAAGGGAGTACGACGGGACACCTGGGTGGGCTCGCTGCTCCCCTCGGACATGGGCCTGCCCTCGACCGCCCCGTACCTGCCGGCCCGCTGA
- a CDS encoding winged helix-turn-helix domain-containing protein — MTTPRPLADLSADEARRIVLRAQGFIGAPDRRSGVRGILRHLGAIQLDTISVLARSHELVPYARLGAVGRRTVEDAYWQDTHSFEYWSHAACILPIEEWPHFAFRRRAYRNRPHWNHDLPDGVYDQVIKQLRSEGPLTATELGGAKKTNDWWDWSGSKVAVERALMYGEVVCVERRGWKRIYDLAERAVPDDLLHDELDDTECLRRLVGLAGRSLGVGTRADIADYHRLKGEQVDAVIAESGLVPVSVEGWGKPAWADPAALETPPRGRHRTTLLSPFDSLIWERARTERIFGFTHRLEAYVPKQKRIHGYFAMPVLAGGRLVGRVDPAREGRTLVAKQVTLDGPKAVPAVAQALAEAATWVDCTDARVERVDTPELREPLAQELARLLG, encoded by the coding sequence ATGACCACCCCTCGCCCCCTCGCAGACCTCTCCGCGGACGAGGCCCGCAGAATCGTGCTCCGCGCCCAGGGCTTCATCGGCGCGCCCGACCGCCGTTCCGGTGTCCGTGGCATCCTCCGCCACCTGGGCGCGATACAGCTCGACACCATCTCGGTCCTGGCCCGCTCCCATGAACTCGTCCCGTACGCGAGGCTGGGCGCGGTCGGCCGCAGAACGGTGGAAGACGCCTACTGGCAGGACACGCACTCCTTCGAGTACTGGTCCCACGCCGCCTGCATCCTCCCCATCGAGGAGTGGCCCCACTTCGCCTTCCGCCGCCGCGCCTACCGCAACCGCCCGCACTGGAACCACGACTTGCCCGACGGCGTGTACGACCAGGTCATCAAGCAGCTCCGCTCCGAAGGCCCCCTCACGGCGACGGAGTTGGGCGGCGCGAAGAAGACGAACGACTGGTGGGACTGGTCCGGCTCCAAGGTCGCGGTGGAACGCGCCCTGATGTACGGCGAGGTGGTCTGCGTGGAGCGCCGCGGCTGGAAGCGCATCTACGACCTTGCCGAGCGCGCCGTGCCCGACGATCTGCTGCACGACGAGCTCGACGACACCGAGTGCCTGCGCCGCCTGGTCGGCCTGGCGGGCCGGTCCCTGGGGGTGGGCACCCGCGCGGACATCGCCGACTACCACCGCCTCAAGGGCGAGCAGGTCGACGCGGTGATCGCCGAATCGGGCCTGGTCCCGGTCTCGGTCGAGGGCTGGGGCAAGCCGGCGTGGGCCGATCCCGCGGCTCTGGAGACGCCCCCGCGCGGCCGCCACCGCACGACGCTCCTGTCGCCCTTCGACTCCCTGATCTGGGAGCGGGCGCGCACGGAGCGGATCTTCGGATTCACGCACCGCCTGGAGGCCTACGTCCCCAAACAGAAGCGGATCCACGGCTACTTCGCGATGCCGGTCCTGGCCGGCGGCCGTCTGGTCGGCCGTGTGGACCCGGCCCGCGAGGGCCGCACGCTGGTGGCCAAGCAGGTCACCCTGGACGGCCCGAAGGCCGTCCCGGCCGTCGCCCAGGCCCTGGCCGAGGCGGCGACGTGGGTGGACTGCACGGACGCCCGCGTGGAACGCGTCGACACCCCGGAGCTTCGCGAGCCCCTGGCGCAGGAACTCGCCCGCCTTCTCGGCTGA
- the secA gene encoding preprotein translocase subunit SecA, protein MSVLSKLMRAGEGKILRKLHRIADQVNSIEEDFVDLSDAELRALTDEYKQRYADGETLDDLLPEAFATVREAAKRVLGQRHYDVQMMGGAALHMGYVAEMKTGEGKTLVGTLPAYLNALSGKGVHIITVNDYLAERDSEMMGRVHRFLGLEVGCILANMTPAQRREQYACDITYGTNNEFGFDYLRDNMAWSQDELVQRGHNFAIVDEVDSILIDEARTPLIISGPADQATKWYGDFAKLVKRLKRGEAGQPLKGIEETGDYDVDEKKRTVAIHESGVAKVEDWLGIDNLYESVNTPLVGYLNNAIKAKELFKKDKDYVIIDDEVMIVDEHTGRILAGRRYNEGMHQAIEAKEAVPIKDENQTLATITLQNFFRLYKRHDHNEKEQPGLCGMTGTAMTEAAEFHQIYKLGVVPIPTNRPMVRKDQSDLIYRTEVAKFEAVVDDIEEKHRKGQPILVGTTSVEKSEYLSQQLSKRGIQHEVLNAKQHDREATIVAQAGRKGAVTVATNMAGRGTDIKLGGNPEDLAEAELRQRGLDPEEHIEEWAHALPEALQRAEKAVKNEKDEVEKLGGLYVLGTERHESRRIDNQLRGRSGRQGDPGESRFYLSLGDDLMRLFKAQMVERVMSMANVPDDVPIENKMVTRAIASAQSQVEQQNFETRKNVLKYDEVLNRQREVIYGERRRVLEGEDLHEQVQHFMDDTIDAYVQAETAEGFPEDWDLDRLWGAFKQLYPCNVSIEELEETAGDRAGLTAEFIGDSIKDDIHDQYQAREDQLGSEIMRELERRVVLSVLDRKWREHLYEMDYLQEGIGLRAMAQKDPLVEYQREGFDMFTAMMEGIKEESVGYLFNLEVQVEQQVEEVPVEDTKPVADLEKQDAVPAQAGSRPEIRAKGLDVPQRRNLHFSAPTVDGEGGTIEGDFTEDGEPVRSEADGLTRAERRKQARGRGRRKK, encoded by the coding sequence GTGTCCGTCCTCTCGAAGCTCATGCGTGCAGGCGAAGGCAAGATCCTGCGCAAGCTGCACCGCATCGCGGACCAGGTCAACTCCATCGAAGAGGACTTCGTCGACCTCTCCGACGCCGAGCTGCGCGCCCTCACCGATGAGTACAAGCAGCGCTACGCCGACGGCGAGACCCTGGACGACCTGCTGCCCGAGGCGTTCGCCACCGTCCGCGAGGCCGCCAAGCGCGTCCTCGGCCAGCGTCACTACGACGTGCAGATGATGGGTGGCGCGGCCCTGCACATGGGTTACGTGGCCGAGATGAAGACCGGTGAGGGCAAGACCCTCGTCGGCACCCTGCCGGCGTACCTGAACGCCCTGTCCGGCAAGGGCGTCCACATCATCACGGTCAACGACTACCTGGCCGAGCGCGACTCCGAGATGATGGGCCGCGTCCACCGGTTCCTGGGCCTCGAGGTCGGCTGCATCCTCGCCAACATGACGCCGGCTCAGCGCCGCGAGCAGTACGCCTGCGACATCACGTACGGCACGAACAACGAGTTCGGCTTCGACTACCTGCGCGACAACATGGCCTGGTCCCAGGACGAGCTCGTCCAGCGCGGCCACAACTTCGCCATCGTCGACGAGGTCGACTCCATCCTCATCGACGAGGCCCGTACGCCGCTGATCATCTCCGGCCCGGCCGACCAGGCCACCAAGTGGTACGGGGACTTCGCCAAGCTGGTGAAGCGTCTCAAGCGCGGCGAGGCCGGCCAGCCGCTCAAGGGCATCGAGGAGACCGGCGACTACGACGTCGACGAGAAGAAGCGCACGGTCGCCATCCACGAGTCCGGCGTCGCCAAGGTCGAGGACTGGCTGGGCATCGACAACCTCTACGAGTCGGTGAACACCCCTCTGGTGGGCTACCTGAACAACGCCATCAAGGCCAAGGAGCTCTTCAAGAAGGACAAGGACTACGTCATCATCGACGACGAGGTCATGATCGTCGACGAGCACACCGGACGTATCCTCGCGGGCCGCCGTTACAACGAGGGCATGCACCAGGCGATCGAGGCGAAGGAAGCGGTGCCGATCAAGGACGAGAACCAGACGCTCGCCACGATCACCCTCCAGAACTTCTTCCGCCTCTACAAGCGCCACGACCACAACGAGAAGGAACAGCCCGGCCTCTGCGGCATGACCGGTACGGCCATGACCGAGGCCGCCGAGTTCCACCAGATCTACAAGCTCGGCGTGGTGCCGATCCCGACCAACCGGCCGATGGTCCGCAAGGACCAGTCGGACCTGATCTACCGGACCGAGGTCGCCAAGTTCGAGGCGGTCGTCGACGACATCGAGGAGAAGCACCGCAAGGGGCAGCCGATCCTCGTCGGCACGACCTCCGTCGAGAAGTCCGAGTACCTCTCGCAGCAGCTCAGCAAGCGTGGCATTCAGCACGAGGTGCTGAACGCCAAGCAGCACGACCGTGAGGCGACCATCGTCGCCCAGGCCGGCCGCAAGGGCGCCGTCACGGTGGCCACGAACATGGCCGGCCGTGGTACGGACATCAAGCTCGGCGGCAACCCGGAGGACCTCGCCGAGGCGGAGCTGCGCCAGCGCGGCCTCGACCCCGAGGAGCACATCGAGGAGTGGGCGCACGCCCTGCCCGAGGCGCTCCAGCGTGCCGAGAAGGCCGTCAAGAACGAGAAGGACGAGGTCGAGAAGCTCGGCGGGCTCTACGTGCTGGGCACCGAGCGGCACGAGTCGCGGCGCATCGACAACCAGCTGCGCGGTCGTTCCGGCCGTCAGGGCGACCCGGGCGAGTCCCGCTTCTACCTCTCCCTCGGCGATGACCTGATGCGCCTGTTCAAGGCCCAGATGGTCGAGCGCGTGATGTCGATGGCGAACGTCCCGGACGACGTGCCGATCGAGAACAAGATGGTCACCCGCGCGATCGCCTCCGCCCAGTCGCAGGTCGAGCAGCAGAACTTCGAGACGCGTAAGAACGTCCTGAAGTACGACGAGGTCCTCAACCGCCAGCGCGAGGTCATCTACGGCGAGCGGCGCCGCGTCCTGGAGGGCGAGGACCTGCACGAGCAGGTGCAGCACTTCATGGACGACACCATCGACGCCTACGTCCAGGCCGAGACCGCCGAGGGCTTCCCCGAGGACTGGGACCTAGACCGGCTGTGGGGCGCCTTCAAGCAGCTCTACCCGTGCAACGTCTCGATCGAGGAGCTGGAGGAGACGGCCGGCGACCGTGCCGGGCTGACCGCCGAGTTCATCGGCGACTCCATCAAGGACGACATCCACGACCAGTACCAGGCGCGTGAGGACCAGCTCGGCTCCGAGATCATGCGGGAGCTGGAGCGCCGGGTCGTGCTGTCGGTCCTGGACCGCAAGTGGCGCGAGCACCTCTACGAGATGGACTACCTCCAGGAGGGCATCGGCCTGCGCGCCATGGCGCAGAAGGACCCGCTGGTCGAGTACCAGCGAGAGGGCTTCGACATGTTCACCGCGATGATGGAGGGCATCAAGGAGGAGTCCGTCGGCTACCTGTTCAACCTGGAGGTCCAGGTCGAGCAGCAGGTCGAGGAGGTCCCGGTCGAGGACAC